A stretch of DNA from Lotus japonicus ecotype B-129 chromosome 4, LjGifu_v1.2:
ttcACATTAACAATAATATTAGTTGTATATTAATGACCTattatattattcattatagTAATTACTAATGGCAactttttcaatttctcatattaaaaaattattaatacaagttgaggaatttttttaaaataataaattaaaaaattactattTTTGTATATAACATTTGTATTAAAAGTTAGTATACCAAAAGAAGTATGTGTGTGTGTAATTTAGTGAAATGTCTCAAATATaactagtttttattttattatattttatatattataattaaaaattattttaatatttatttatttaaaatataataatttttatataatgttaaaaaaaatgtaaataaagagtaatgatatatacacacctcatttttaaaacacttcatttccacctctttttgtctctatctctctcctcttaccatctatcacatctcatactttctcttccttactttttcttttcttcctatctctctcatcattccacctcacaaatctcaaaagagaggtgtgtgagtAACATTACTCGTAAATAAATTGTATCTTGTTTTACAGTATACTTAAGAGAACTTAAGCAGTAAAGAAATGAGATTCTATATCATATTTTGCTTCATTGCAAAGAGAAAATCATAGTTtctcaaaacaaaaacaaaaaaataaaaggactATTAATTATATGAAGCAGTCCTGGACATACACTCTTTGAGCATTGCCATACATGAAATTCCAATTAAAGGGACAGGCAGCCCATATATTACCCTCCACTttgaatattaattttgacTTCTTCCTacactctttgagcattgtcaATTGTCATACATGAAATTCCAATTAAAGGGATAGGCAGCCCACTGCCCATATATTACCCTCCACtttgaataataattttgaCTTCTTCCTAAATATGTGACACATAAGCTTACAAGAAGAAGGCATCAAAACAGCTACTTGTGCAATATTACAGACATCGTGAAACTTATACGTATGTATCTTGTGTGTAATATTGAAATTGAAAGTGTTCATCACTCAAAACAATGGAATCTGCGACAAGAGAAATAGGTAAGTTGTCAACTGCTAAGTTCAAGAGGCTCGAGAACTAATTTGACATTCTTCTTTTGAGGTTCCTTTTTCCATTTAAGAGAGAGTGATCGAATAGTGAATCTTAAGAAACGGCTCAAGGGATCTTGGAGACCATCCATCTGATAATGCCCAAACCGCCAATCTCGTTCAATATAAGGTCGCTGTATAGGCTCATCAAGGCCACCTGTATAAACCAATAGTTGTGATTTAAATGTAAATTTGCATTATGATAAATCAAGTAGTCACAGTAGGAACAGGATATTCTTCTCAAGTTTTGCATGGTGCTGATATAACTACCAAAAATTTAAGTGACTAAATTATTGGCATAAAAGCTCCACAGTAAATAACTAAAAACAATGTGTGTATTGAATGAACAAAATGCTAAAATAAGGGAGGGGGGAGATCAAGTAAAATCAATTATACAGGCCCAAAATCAACAGAGACAAAGATTGTTAGTCTAAATTAAGAGTAAATAATTACCTGCATACATTAGACCATGTTTGTCCACAGACCGATAAAATGGCcttgttttcttctctttagCAGCTCGTTGGAGTTCATACCATGCTGCTTCACGATCTTCACGAGTAATTTTACCAGTATTCACAATCTGCAATCAAGAGCCCATCAAAAGTGTCACCCAAAATTAGACAAAGCAAATATCCTGGAGAAAGAAATGCAGCCAGAAAAAGTTCGAACTTTAGAAAATAGGCGGTACGAAGGACGGGGAATCCGTGCAAGATTATTGGCCCGGTCAACTGCAACAAGTCCAAACTTGGGACCATATCCATCAGCCCACTCCCAGTTATCAGAAATAGTCCAGAACAGATAACCAAGCACAGGCACGCCCTGTCAAACAATTATGAGAAGGTAAAAAACATAATCATTGTTTATAAAAGAATAACTTAAAACCATAAGCAAATAAAAACTTCAGAGTCAAAACCATGGTCATGGCTGCATAAATAGCAAGCAAATGCTCCAGGAGATATGGCCGGCGGATCAAATCTGTCTCATCCGAAACCCCATTTTCAGTAACGATGAAGGGGACATTTAAATGTTTGTATCTTTCATGAAACTGAAGCAACATCCGATATAAGCCATCAGGATATACCCCTCGACCAGATTCACTATACTCATCATTTTCCCCCAGCTTCAGGCCAGAACCACAGACCACCTCCTGAAATAAATGTAGTAATCACCATGTGAGTATATGCAGATATCATACACAGGGCACTACCAAGGCTAATAACCAAACCTGCCCATAGTAGTTTATGCCTATAAAGTCCAGCTTTTCAGATATTTCATCAATGTATGGGAAGATAGTCAATGAATTAGCCAATATAACAGCAGCAACATCAAACAGCCCATACGGTCGCATAAATGACACATGATGTGCTACGCCGACTCTCGGATTTGATGAGTTACTGCCAAAAAGTTACTATAGTTCAGACAACTACAATCACAAAATTAGAAAAGCAACCAAGTAAAGTAATCAACTTCAAATGTTTAGCCTGTTAAATGAGAAGCGGTGAGCggtgagaaggaaaaagaaattagCTAGACTAGAAAAATCTGACAGCTAAGAAATCGAACAGATAGGCATAGATTGAAGCTATTTACCAAAAACTTATGTACATAACCCAGAAAGAGCATAAATATCATAAAAACATTGTGtgggaaacagagtttaacctTCATTGGTGAATCCATGACATATActcaataaaaacttgcaaCAAATTCTATCTTTTAAAGACATTCACCTTTGTTCATGGATGTAATCATATGCCTTTGAGTGTGCAATAGACATCCAATGCATGGCCTGCTGGAAAACACCAGTTGGAAGTGCAGAAGTAGCAGCCTCCAGCATATCAGGATGACCACCAGGCCAAGCTCCGGCAGAATACGTAAGCATACAGAAGATATGAGGCTCATTAAATGTTACCCAATAGTCTACTAAATCTGATACACTGTTTACAACAAGCCTGCATTGAATGGGAGGATATGAGAAAGAATATGTGAATATACTGGCGAAGCTCGTAGACTAGTAACTCAACAAAATTATATAACAATTTCAGCTAAACATCAGGGAAAATAATATACACGAAAAGGAACCTAATAATATGCGGAAAGAAGAATTTAATCTCTAAAATTTACCCAACATACTTCTAAAAAATAGTCCAACATGGAATTAGTAGTCAAAAGCAAAGAGACAAAAGGATAGTTAAATGTGACATAAATTCTCAGAAACCATAATATCATAATGGGTTCAAGATGGATTAATCACAGATGGAAGTAATTATGCAGTAACTGTTCCatataaattcaatttttttttataattctaCTGTAATGTCCTCAAGTAAACAGCACACATCCAACATAGAAAATAATCGCAACTTGGTGTCTTAAGAGAAAGAAACAGGGACAAACCCTAATTACACAGTGGAACACTGCAGTACTTTGAAGGACTGGAAATCCCCCTGCCTAAAGGCCCGAATTTTCACTCAAATGACTAGCTAGATCTCCCTCACAACCTCTCATCTTGATCTTATTTACAGGCAACATGCCTTATTCCTTTAAACTATCCCAACCTAACTAACCTACCTAACTAACTTGCTTACTAATAGACACTTACACTATCAGAGATCAATCAGTCAAGAAATAAATAATCGTCAGATTTAGTCTATACACTTCATTGTTCATTTACAAGTTACAACCAAAGATAGGCTGGCACAAGGTAACAGTTAACCTCTGTTGAATTTTTGAGAGAAAACCTCAGCAGGAATAATTTAATGGCGTACAGCCAACAGTCCCTGAAGGTAAACCTAACCTGGTAAAGTCCATGAAGTAATCCACTGTCTTTTCCAGCTTCCAACCTCCATACTCAC
This window harbors:
- the LOC130713504 gene encoding beta-glucosidase-like SFR2, chloroplastic — protein: MTPVSLFLVATKLAGALATLSVAANAFSYSRFRNKNLRPFRSPIDESSDPLALFDISEGESENGFFFGLATAPAHVEDKLDDAWIQFAEQTSVVEPKQEVDALMGSAAGDGGVQGAASSPRQAHDKAKKPLKVAMEAMIRGFQKYMEMEVEGHEEQEKEQPNVTSWHNVPHPEERLRFWSDPDTELKLAKDTGVTVFRLGIDWSRIMPEEPINSLKESVNYAALERYKWIINRVRSYGMKVMLTLFHHSLPPWAGEYGGWKLEKTVDYFMDFTRLVVNSVSDLVDYWVTFNEPHIFCMLTYSAGAWPGGHPDMLEAATSALPTGVFQQAMHWMSIAHSKAYDYIHEQSNSSNPRVGVAHHVSFMRPYGLFDVAAVILANSLTIFPYIDEISEKLDFIGINYYGQEVVCGSGLKLGENDEYSESGRGVYPDGLYRMLLQFHERYKHLNVPFIVTENGVSDETDLIRRPYLLEHLLAIYAAMTMGVPVLGYLFWTISDNWEWADGYGPKFGLVAVDRANNLARIPRPSYRLFSKIVNTGKITREDREAAWYELQRAAKEKKTRPFYRSVDKHGLMYAGGLDEPIQRPYIERDWRFGHYQMDGLQDPLSRFLRFTIRSLSLKWKKEPQKKNVKLVLEPLELSS